The Salvelinus sp. IW2-2015 linkage group LG8, ASM291031v2, whole genome shotgun sequence genome window below encodes:
- the LOC111967878 gene encoding protein Tob1 produces MQLEIQVALNFIISYLYNKLPRRRVNIFGEELERQLKKKYEGHWYTDKPYKGSGYRCIHVGEKVDPVVEQAAKESGLDIEDVRNNLPQDLSVWIDPFEVSYQIGEKGPVKVLYVDDNNENNGSELDKEIKNSFNPEAQVFMPISEPVVGPSPTSSSPSPPFGHSAAVSPTFMPRSNQPLTFTTATFAATKFGSTKMKSSGRNNGNGGNGGNCNKVARTSPTNNLGLNVNTLLKQKAMSTSMLSLYGLGQQQKASALSPNAKEFVFPSLQGQGSPSGVFPSEGALSPLQYNNAFDVFAAYGGLNDKSIMDGLNFSLGNMQYSNQQFQPVMAN; encoded by the coding sequence ATGCAGCTTGAAATCCAAGTAGCCCTCAACTTTATTATTTCCTATTTGTACAACAAACTCCCCAGAAGGCGTGTGAACATCTTCGGTGAGGAGCTCGAGAGGCAGCTGAAGAAGAAGTATGAAGGCCACTGGTACACTGATAAGCCATATAAGGGCTCTGGGTACAGGTGCATCCATGTAGGGGAGAAGGTGGACCCTGTGGTGGAGCAGGCAGCCAAGGAGAGTGGCCTGGACATTGAAGATGTCCGGAATAACCTCCCTCAGGACCTTAGTGTGTGGATTGACCCCTTTGAGGTGTCCTACCAGATTGGGGAGAAGGGGCCGGTCAAGGTGCTGTACGTGGACGATAATAATGAGAACAACGGGTCCGAGCTGGACAAGGAGATCAAGAACAGCTTCAACCCAGAGGCCCAGGTCTTCATGCCCATCAGTGAGCCTGTGGTGGGCCCCTCTCCGACTTCCAGCTCCCCTTCGCCTCCCTTCGGCCACTCGGCTGCTGTCAGCCCCACCTTCATGCCACGCTCCAACCAGCCTTTAACCTTCACCACCGCCACCTTTGCAGCCACCAAGTTCGGCTCCACCAAGATGAAGAGCTCCGGCCGCAACAACGGTAatggcggcaacggaggaaacTGCAACAAGGTGGCCCGCACCTCCCCCACCAACAACCTCGGGCTGAATGTGAACACCTTGCTGAAGCAAAAAGCTATGTCCACCTCCATGCTCTCTCTGTATGGCCTGGGCCAGCAGCAGAAGGCCTCGGCACTCTCTCCTAATGCTAAGGAGTTTGTGTTTCCAAGCCTGCAGGGTCAGGGGAGCCCCAGTGGAGTGTTCCCCAGCGAGGGGGCACTCAGCCCGCTGCAGTACAACAATGCCTTTGATGTGTTCGCGGCCTACGGCGGTCTCAATGACAAGTCCATCATGGATGGGCTGAACTTCAGTCTCGGCAACATGCAGTATTCGAACCAGCAATTCCAGCCGGTGATGGCTAACTAA